A single region of the Hyphomonas adhaerens MHS-3 genome encodes:
- a CDS encoding DUF805 domain-containing protein — MELLFSPNGRIDQPTYWRAVLTLFGISAVLTVVSAYVSPFLGFVSIIFIWPWIAVHAKRFHDAGKTGWLTLAMIVLAIVVSAISGMVLPALFGVDVGAMQREMEENMQDYLSSNDPGAAMAYVMEESKRMSQAQLLPSILSTAIVTGVVGFVMSLFKTDPNDNQYGPGPGSAGTTFS, encoded by the coding sequence ATGGAACTTCTTTTCAGTCCGAACGGACGCATCGACCAGCCGACTTATTGGCGGGCGGTCCTGACCCTGTTCGGCATCAGCGCCGTGCTGACGGTTGTGTCGGCCTATGTGTCGCCGTTTCTGGGATTCGTCAGCATCATCTTCATCTGGCCCTGGATCGCCGTGCATGCCAAGCGCTTCCATGATGCCGGCAAGACCGGCTGGCTGACGCTGGCCATGATCGTGCTGGCGATTGTCGTTTCCGCCATCTCCGGAATGGTCCTGCCAGCCCTGTTCGGGGTCGATGTCGGGGCCATGCAGCGCGAGATGGAAGAGAACATGCAGGATTACCTGTCCTCCAACGATCCGGGCGCCGCGATGGCGTATGTCATGGAAGAGTCCAAGCGGATGTCACAGGCGCAATTGCTGCCGTCCATCCTGTCCACCGCGATCGTGACCGGCGTGGTCGGCTTCGTGATGAGCCTGTTCAAGACCGATCCGAATGACAATCAGTATGGCCCCGGACCGGGCAGTGCAGGCACCACCTTCAGCTAA
- a CDS encoding DUF805 domain-containing protein, giving the protein MVSFPDAVKMFFARYVDFQGRSMRSEYWWVYLFNMIIVAIWAILFFVLGGINMRTEEVSPLGFILIALIVIYGLAIVIPSIALFVRRLHDINQTGWIYLGLVVASVIPVIGFIASIAMIVIACIPGTKGPNKYGPDPLNPGAGAADTFV; this is encoded by the coding sequence ATGGTCAGCTTTCCAGACGCAGTAAAAATGTTCTTCGCGCGTTATGTGGATTTCCAGGGGCGCTCGATGCGCTCGGAATACTGGTGGGTCTACCTGTTCAACATGATCATCGTTGCCATCTGGGCCATCCTGTTCTTCGTCCTTGGCGGAATCAACATGCGCACCGAGGAAGTTTCGCCGCTTGGTTTCATCCTGATTGCGCTGATCGTGATTTACGGCCTGGCGATTGTCATTCCCAGCATCGCGCTGTTTGTGCGCCGGCTGCATGATATCAACCAGACGGGCTGGATCTATCTCGGCCTCGTGGTGGCCAGCGTGATCCCGGTGATCGGTTTCATCGCGTCGATCGCCATGATCGTCATCGCCTGTATCCCGGGTACCAAGGGGCCGAACAAGTATGGTCCGGATCCGCTGAACCCGGGCGCCGGCGCTGCCGACACGTTTGTCTGA
- a CDS encoding ATP-binding protein: MRMDMALLDMLPVVICETAAVRDDSGKLIDLQWTASNRLMNESIRPDGQSIVGMRIFEFDPAYKNTEMVRAVTHVIETGESRSFTTSQGRAAKMLGKIMKTTVIPVERDSERRALSVSHEITDIAEERDEALRLYELSKTAADHALHGIILNDAAGRITYVNRALCEMSEYSEEELIGKDVGILTGDETYEPDPELAMKLASGEMLRHVTQAETPTKSGGTNQVELSLTSARWGEKGERVFITYVRDIREERRKAHELRDALNRAEQATRLKSEFLANMSHEIRTPLNGVLGMTQVLAHSSLTPDQKEQVATILDSGKTLMSILNDILDLSKIEAGKLEVTPVVGDLRHKLSRMIKLHAATAEEKGINLQLFIDPSVPSRMKFDPVRVRQCVGNLVSNAIKFTEKGEVMVVVTCEPTKTGQTRVIVHVSDSGCGIPAEKMDRVFESFSQADGSTTRRFGGTGLGLPITRKLARMMGGDVTVVSEPGRGSVFTLKFETEAGDVIHMHDTVLPKPASPAAKREGLSGRRALVVDDNAINRRVARTFLEHYGLVVSEAGDGNEALEALDYEPFDVVLMDIHMPGLDGAEAFKRLRNSGSLNRVVPVIALTADSMRGDREKYLAKGFDGYVAKPIDERSLVTVIGQVLSVPTDFGERRARA, encoded by the coding sequence ATGCGTATGGATATGGCGCTTTTGGACATGTTGCCGGTGGTCATTTGCGAGACGGCGGCCGTACGTGACGACTCCGGCAAGCTGATTGACCTTCAGTGGACCGCGTCCAACCGGCTCATGAACGAATCGATCCGGCCCGATGGCCAAAGCATCGTCGGCATGCGCATCTTCGAATTCGATCCCGCCTACAAGAACACCGAAATGGTCCGCGCCGTCACCCATGTGATCGAGACGGGGGAATCGCGCTCATTCACGACCTCGCAAGGCCGGGCGGCGAAAATGCTCGGCAAAATCATGAAGACGACCGTTATTCCGGTCGAACGCGACTCGGAACGCCGCGCGCTGTCTGTCTCTCACGAAATCACTGATATCGCCGAAGAGCGCGACGAGGCTCTCCGCCTGTACGAACTCTCGAAAACGGCTGCCGACCACGCCCTGCATGGCATCATCCTGAACGATGCCGCCGGCCGGATCACCTATGTGAACCGGGCACTCTGCGAAATGTCCGAATATTCCGAAGAGGAACTCATCGGCAAGGATGTCGGCATCCTGACGGGCGATGAAACCTATGAGCCGGACCCCGAACTGGCGATGAAACTCGCCAGCGGCGAGATGCTGCGGCACGTCACGCAGGCAGAAACGCCGACAAAATCCGGTGGCACAAACCAGGTCGAACTGTCACTGACCAGCGCCCGCTGGGGCGAAAAAGGCGAACGGGTGTTCATCACCTATGTGCGCGATATCCGCGAGGAACGCCGCAAAGCCCACGAGCTGCGCGATGCGCTGAACCGCGCCGAACAGGCCACCCGCCTGAAATCCGAATTCCTGGCGAATATGAGCCATGAGATCCGTACCCCCCTGAACGGTGTTCTGGGCATGACGCAGGTGCTGGCCCATTCGAGCCTGACGCCGGACCAGAAGGAACAGGTCGCGACCATCCTCGATTCCGGCAAGACGCTGATGTCGATCCTGAACGACATTCTGGATCTCTCCAAGATCGAGGCCGGCAAGCTGGAAGTCACGCCGGTCGTCGGAGACCTTCGCCACAAGCTGAGCCGCATGATCAAATTGCATGCGGCAACGGCCGAGGAAAAAGGCATCAATCTCCAGCTGTTCATCGATCCGAGTGTTCCGTCCCGGATGAAATTCGACCCGGTGCGCGTGCGCCAGTGCGTCGGCAACCTTGTCTCGAACGCCATCAAGTTCACCGAAAAAGGCGAGGTGATGGTCGTCGTCACCTGCGAACCGACCAAGACCGGGCAAACCCGGGTCATCGTGCATGTCTCCGATTCCGGATGCGGCATCCCGGCCGAGAAAATGGACCGTGTCTTCGAAAGCTTCTCGCAGGCCGACGGATCCACGACGCGCCGCTTCGGCGGCACCGGCCTGGGCCTGCCGATTACGCGCAAACTTGCCCGCATGATGGGCGGCGATGTGACGGTCGTCAGCGAGCCTGGCCGCGGGTCTGTCTTTACCCTGAAATTCGAAACAGAAGCCGGCGACGTGATCCACATGCATGACACGGTGCTTCCCAAACCTGCGTCGCCCGCAGCGAAACGCGAAGGCCTGAGCGGACGCCGCGCCCTGGTGGTGGATGACAACGCCATCAACCGGCGCGTCGCGCGCACCTTCCTGGAACATTACGGCCTTGTCGTCTCCGAAGCCGGGGATGGCAATGAAGCGCTCGAAGCGCTCGATTACGAACCGTTCGACGTCGTGCTGATGGACATTCACATGCCTGGGCTCGATGGCGCGGAAGCGTTCAAGCGCCTGCGCAATTCCGGCAGCCTGAACCGCGTCGTTCCGGTGATCGCCCTCACGGCGGATTCCATGCGCGGCGACCGGGAGAAATATCTCGCAAAAGGCTTTGACGGTTACGTCGCCAAGCCGATTGACGAGCGGTCCCTCGTCACGGTGATCGGCCAGGTACTCAGTGTCCCCACAGACTTTGGCGAACGCCGCGCCCGCGCCTGA
- the lipB gene encoding lipoyl(octanoyl) transferase LipB yields the protein MHKFPPVQWAVSDQPVPYEDALAFMEARARAIYEDGAPELVWFLEHPPLYTAGTSAKLDDLRDPSRFPVFDAGRGGQYTYHGPGQRVAYVMLNVGQRGKDVRAFVQNLERWIITALQSFNIDSGPRDGRVGVWVDRTQAGGPLREDKIAAIGVRLKRWVSFHGISLNVEPDLEHFTGITPCGIADPRYGVTSLADLGIPATMADADIALRDAFETVFDSQLVPVPGPLQPAA from the coding sequence ATGCACAAATTTCCACCTGTTCAATGGGCCGTGTCCGATCAGCCGGTTCCGTACGAAGATGCGCTGGCCTTCATGGAGGCGCGGGCGCGAGCGATTTACGAGGACGGCGCGCCCGAGCTCGTCTGGTTTCTCGAGCATCCGCCGCTCTATACGGCGGGCACGTCAGCAAAGCTGGACGACCTGCGGGACCCTTCCCGATTCCCGGTTTTCGATGCCGGGCGCGGCGGGCAATACACCTATCACGGGCCCGGCCAGCGGGTGGCCTATGTGATGCTGAACGTTGGCCAGCGCGGCAAGGATGTGCGCGCCTTCGTGCAGAATCTCGAACGCTGGATCATCACGGCGCTGCAAAGCTTCAACATCGACTCCGGCCCCCGTGACGGCCGTGTCGGCGTCTGGGTCGACCGGACGCAGGCCGGCGGCCCGCTGCGCGAAGACAAGATCGCCGCCATCGGCGTGCGCCTGAAACGCTGGGTCAGCTTCCATGGCATCAGCCTGAATGTGGAGCCGGATCTGGAGCACTTCACCGGCATCACGCCCTGCGGCATTGCCGATCCGCGCTATGGCGTGACCAGTCTCGCCGATCTCGGCATTCCGGCAACGATGGCAGATGCCGACATCGCCTTGCGCGATGCGTTTGAAACCGTGTTCGACAGCCAGCTTGTGCCGGTGCCCGGCCCGCTTCAGCCGGCCGCGTAG
- a CDS encoding arsinothricin resistance N-acetyltransferase ArsN1 family B: MKIRLATSDDAGWIAGIYAPYVRDTVISFEMEPPSAEEMARRIETTLQTYPWLVAQDAGQPLGYAYASPHRARAAYRWSCDVSVYVAPQAQRRSVGTKLYVRLLDMLEEQGFRNAFAGIALPNAASIALHERLGFTHLGTYRDVGYKLGAWHDVGWWQKILSDVPGVPRDPVPLPEINPGR; the protein is encoded by the coding sequence ATGAAGATCCGCCTGGCGACGTCTGACGATGCCGGGTGGATCGCCGGCATCTACGCGCCCTACGTCCGCGACACCGTCATCTCGTTCGAGATGGAGCCACCTTCTGCAGAGGAGATGGCGCGGCGGATTGAAACAACCCTGCAGACCTATCCCTGGCTTGTGGCCCAAGACGCTGGCCAACCGCTCGGCTATGCCTATGCCTCGCCGCACAGGGCCCGGGCGGCTTATCGCTGGTCCTGTGATGTCAGCGTCTATGTCGCCCCGCAGGCGCAGCGCCGGAGCGTGGGCACGAAGCTCTATGTCCGGTTACTGGATATGCTGGAAGAGCAGGGGTTCCGGAATGCCTTCGCGGGGATCGCCCTGCCGAACGCCGCCAGCATTGCCCTGCATGAGCGCCTCGGCTTCACGCATCTCGGAACCTACCGGGATGTCGGCTACAAGCTCGGCGCGTGGCACGATGTCGGCTGGTGGCAGAAGATCCTGTCCGATGTCCCCGGTGTGCCGCGAGACCCCGTGCCCTTGCCGGAAATCAATCCCGGCCGCTAG
- a CDS encoding isovaleryl-CoA dehydrogenase, translated as MIANTYPTLNFDLGETADMIRETVASFAQNEIAPRAAEIDKTDKFPRDLLPKMGELGLLGITVEEEWGGTGLGYLEHVVAMEEISRASASVGLSYGAHSNLCVNQIRRWASDAQKARYLPKLMTGEHLGSLAMSESGAGSDVVSMKLRAEKKGDRYVLNGTKMWITNAPDADVLVVYAKTEPEAGSKGITAFLIERDMKGFSVAQKLDKLGMRGSETGELVFEDCEVPEENIMGPLNGGVRVLMSGLDYERAVLSAGPTGIMQACMDVVIPYIHDRKQFGQSIGEFQLIQGKVADMYVQMNAAKAYVYAVAKSCDRGETTRKDAAGAILYAAETATKLALDAIQILGGNGYINEYPTGRLLRDAKLYEIGAGTSEIRRWLIGRELFGETA; from the coding sequence ATGATTGCGAACACATATCCTACTTTGAACTTCGACCTCGGCGAAACCGCCGACATGATCCGCGAAACCGTGGCAAGTTTTGCCCAGAACGAAATCGCGCCGCGCGCGGCCGAGATCGACAAGACGGACAAATTCCCGCGCGATCTGTTGCCAAAAATGGGCGAGCTAGGCCTGCTCGGCATCACGGTCGAAGAGGAATGGGGCGGCACGGGGCTCGGCTATCTGGAGCACGTCGTGGCGATGGAGGAAATCTCCCGCGCGTCTGCCTCGGTCGGCCTCTCCTATGGCGCCCATTCGAACCTGTGTGTGAACCAGATTCGCCGCTGGGCCAGTGACGCCCAGAAGGCGCGTTACCTGCCGAAACTGATGACCGGCGAACATCTCGGCTCCCTCGCCATGAGCGAGAGCGGGGCCGGGTCTGACGTGGTGTCGATGAAGCTGCGTGCCGAGAAGAAAGGCGACCGCTATGTGCTGAACGGCACCAAGATGTGGATCACCAATGCGCCGGATGCGGATGTCCTGGTTGTCTACGCCAAGACCGAGCCGGAGGCGGGCTCCAAAGGCATCACGGCCTTCCTGATCGAGCGGGACATGAAAGGCTTCTCTGTCGCGCAGAAGCTCGACAAGCTCGGCATGCGCGGGTCGGAAACCGGGGAGCTGGTCTTCGAGGATTGCGAAGTGCCGGAAGAGAACATCATGGGGCCGCTGAATGGCGGCGTCCGTGTGCTGATGAGCGGACTCGACTATGAGCGCGCCGTGCTGTCCGCCGGGCCGACGGGCATCATGCAGGCCTGCATGGATGTCGTGATCCCGTATATCCATGACCGCAAACAGTTCGGCCAGTCGATCGGCGAGTTCCAGCTGATCCAGGGCAAGGTGGCGGACATGTATGTCCAGATGAATGCGGCCAAGGCCTATGTCTATGCGGTTGCCAAATCCTGCGACCGGGGCGAGACGACCCGCAAGGACGCGGCTGGCGCGATCCTCTACGCGGCCGAGACCGCAACGAAGCTGGCCCTCGATGCAATCCAGATCCTCGGCGGGAACGGCTATATCAATGAATACCCGACCGGGCGCCTGCTGCGCGATGCGAAGCTCTACGAGATCGGGGCAGGGACGTCCGAGATCCGCCGCTGGCTGATCGGCCGCGAACTGTTCGGCGAAACGGCCTGA
- a CDS encoding MarR family winged helix-turn-helix transcriptional regulator, producing MTEMIDTADLLSEVTGTCVAGRVLRAARLITRHYDDALRPTGLTITQFGLLHVIGRYEPDSISQVAELMNLDRTSLSRNLKPLEKAGFVHRGNEGTGRKRRVLLTTLGLKKLEEARPYWKQAQAKMEAVLGDPHLDNLTNALREVRPDTLSP from the coding sequence ATGACTGAGATGATCGATACAGCTGACCTTCTCTCTGAAGTGACAGGCACCTGCGTGGCGGGGCGCGTGTTGCGTGCAGCGCGCCTTATCACCCGTCATTATGACGATGCACTGCGCCCGACCGGACTAACGATTACCCAATTCGGACTATTGCATGTGATCGGCCGGTACGAGCCGGACTCGATCTCGCAGGTCGCCGAGTTGATGAATCTCGACCGGACATCCCTTTCCCGGAACCTGAAGCCGCTCGAAAAGGCCGGCTTTGTCCATCGCGGCAATGAAGGCACGGGCCGCAAGCGCCGCGTCCTGCTCACAACGCTCGGCCTGAAGAAGCTGGAAGAGGCGCGCCCCTACTGGAAGCAGGCGCAGGCGAAGATGGAGGCTGTTCTGGGCGATCCCCACCTCGACAATCTGACCAATGCCCTGCGGGAAGTCCGCCCGGATACGCTTTCGCCCTGA
- a CDS encoding DUF805 domain-containing protein, protein MDISRVLLSPKGRIGPRDFLRGLILLTGAGLIIQVLTVVASIGAAILQYPMLWAYFCVFGKRLHDAGQTAWFNILILFGFVVVTSILNAVLLPILSPNMMPLMTQIQEIGLKDGFGGMLQAQQEHALQIARGTALTTLASFLIGSAGLALIGARLPSDPETNAHGPPTGSSDTP, encoded by the coding sequence ATGGACATTTCCCGTGTCCTGCTGAGCCCGAAAGGCCGGATCGGCCCACGCGATTTCCTGCGTGGCCTGATCCTGCTGACGGGTGCCGGTCTGATCATTCAGGTCCTGACGGTCGTTGCCTCCATCGGGGCAGCGATCCTGCAATACCCGATGCTGTGGGCTTATTTCTGCGTCTTCGGAAAACGCCTGCACGATGCCGGGCAGACCGCGTGGTTCAACATTCTGATCCTGTTCGGGTTTGTGGTGGTCACGTCGATCCTGAACGCCGTGCTGCTTCCGATCCTGTCGCCGAACATGATGCCGTTGATGACCCAGATCCAGGAGATCGGCCTGAAGGACGGTTTTGGCGGCATGCTGCAGGCCCAGCAGGAACATGCGCTCCAGATTGCCCGCGGCACAGCTCTGACCACGCTCGCCAGTTTCCTGATTGGCAGTGCCGGACTCGCCCTGATCGGGGCCCGTCTGCCTTCCGATCCGGAGACCAATGCCCACGGGCCGCCAACCGGCAGCTCTGACACGCCCTGA
- the mgtE gene encoding magnesium transporter — translation MPRRSNSGKTGAMTDVSTPSNPAPEPPNVDPDLLDDLTDAVDERDTRWLARTLQRMHPADAADLLEALPFDTFSDAVELLGGELPSDILIELRDSYREEAVDVLPDTAVASALDELDSDDATVILEDLEDDRRERILEDLEPFDRAQLERGLAYEEESAGRLMQTEFVAVPEYWTVGHAIDHARELGEELPEVFYEIYVIDPAYRLQGIVQLATLMRTPRDVQLSDIMTDPLSDVRTDMDQEEVAFQFQKYSLASAPVKDAAGRLVGMITVDDMVDVIQEEAEEDLFSLLNVSSADGSDSVVDTVRARAPWLAVNLVTAFVASGIISLFEGTLNQVVQLAILMPVVAALGGNAGSQGLVVAVRAIAERQLEGDAVRRAILREVLSGLVNGVLFAVGVGLVAQLWFHDVKLSLVLASAMMATFLWAAFSGILVPLGLKKLGADPAVASSVFVLTLTDVMAFFSFLGLATLVLL, via the coding sequence TTGCCGCGGCGCAGCAACAGCGGCAAGACAGGCGCCATGACGGATGTGTCCACGCCTTCCAATCCGGCGCCAGAACCGCCGAATGTCGATCCGGACCTGCTGGACGACCTCACCGACGCCGTCGATGAGAGAGATACCCGGTGGCTGGCGCGGACACTGCAGCGCATGCACCCGGCCGACGCCGCCGACCTGCTGGAAGCGCTGCCCTTCGACACCTTCTCCGATGCGGTCGAGCTGCTGGGCGGGGAGCTGCCGTCCGACATCCTGATCGAGCTGCGCGATTCCTATCGGGAAGAGGCGGTCGATGTCCTTCCCGATACAGCGGTTGCCAGCGCCCTCGACGAACTCGACTCCGATGATGCCACCGTCATCCTTGAAGATCTTGAGGATGACCGCCGCGAACGCATCCTTGAAGACCTGGAGCCCTTCGACCGGGCCCAGCTGGAACGCGGCCTCGCCTATGAAGAGGAATCGGCCGGCCGTCTCATGCAGACGGAATTCGTGGCCGTGCCGGAATACTGGACGGTCGGCCACGCCATCGACCATGCCCGGGAACTCGGCGAGGAACTGCCGGAAGTCTTTTACGAAATCTATGTGATCGATCCGGCCTACCGGCTGCAGGGGATCGTCCAGCTTGCGACGCTGATGCGGACGCCGCGCGACGTGCAGCTCTCCGACATCATGACCGACCCTTTGTCGGATGTCCGCACCGACATGGACCAGGAAGAAGTCGCGTTCCAGTTCCAGAAATACTCGCTGGCCTCTGCGCCTGTGAAGGACGCTGCCGGGCGCCTCGTCGGGATGATCACGGTCGATGACATGGTCGATGTCATCCAGGAAGAGGCCGAGGAAGACCTGTTCTCGCTGTTGAACGTCAGCTCCGCAGACGGGTCTGACTCCGTGGTCGATACGGTGCGGGCGCGGGCTCCGTGGCTGGCCGTCAATCTCGTCACCGCCTTTGTTGCCTCGGGCATCATCTCGCTGTTCGAAGGCACGCTGAACCAGGTCGTGCAGCTGGCGATCCTCATGCCGGTGGTTGCGGCGCTGGGCGGCAATGCCGGCAGCCAGGGCCTCGTTGTGGCCGTCCGCGCCATTGCCGAGCGCCAGCTGGAAGGGGACGCCGTGCGCCGGGCCATCCTGCGCGAAGTGTTGAGCGGTCTCGTGAACGGGGTCCTGTTTGCGGTCGGCGTCGGCCTCGTCGCACAGCTCTGGTTCCACGATGTGAAACTGTCGCTCGTGCTCGCCTCGGCCATGATGGCGACGTTCCTGTGGGCGGCCTTCTCAGGCATCCTCGTGCCGCTCGGCCTCAAGAAACTTGGCGCAGACCCGGCCGTGGCCTCCTCGGTCTTTGTGTTGACGCTGACCGATGTGATGGCATTTTTCTCCTTCCTTGGGCTGGCGACGCTGGTTCTGCTCTGA
- a CDS encoding glycoside hydrolase family protein → MALPTRTSGAGVELIKSFEGFRARATRLPDGSWIVGFGHTAGAREGLRVTRADAELVLRHHDLKPIEDLIGQRVLTPLTQNEFDALVSFAFNIGPQAFLESNVLALLNSGERLQAAEGMTAWRKAQVDDEVRVVDALVRRRAAEKALFLEHPSGRIPVPGALLRPQYDPGAALAMSRERAVVIEARTEDGRISAAPPRPASETAPQAAARAVSERMSKLLGEEPETGRSAEGAAPGVPTADEITRAVSALAEPDGAGEDHPDNNIIEARQIPAAPPRQPDEPAPQRVPPAAHEGKREILRPPALPPSRSNGMNGDISVMRWLPYALLSGLGLWGVFEGVRRTVAPSVQRFPGSAGEAYVGPLLAFGSALLSVLAIYYLYRAITRQD, encoded by the coding sequence TTGGCCCTGCCAACACGCACGTCCGGAGCCGGGGTCGAGCTTATCAAGAGCTTCGAGGGCTTTCGTGCGCGTGCAACCCGCCTGCCGGACGGCTCCTGGATCGTTGGATTTGGCCACACAGCTGGAGCCCGGGAAGGACTTCGCGTCACCCGTGCAGATGCCGAACTCGTGCTGCGCCATCATGATCTGAAGCCCATCGAAGACCTGATCGGCCAGCGCGTCCTGACGCCGCTGACCCAGAACGAATTCGATGCGCTGGTGTCCTTCGCCTTCAATATCGGGCCGCAGGCCTTCCTCGAGTCCAATGTGCTGGCGCTGCTGAACAGCGGTGAACGCCTGCAGGCAGCCGAGGGCATGACGGCCTGGCGGAAGGCGCAGGTGGATGACGAGGTTCGCGTGGTCGATGCGCTGGTGCGCCGTCGCGCGGCGGAGAAGGCCCTGTTCCTGGAACATCCCTCCGGCCGCATCCCCGTGCCCGGCGCGCTTCTGCGCCCGCAATACGATCCGGGCGCTGCGCTGGCCATGTCGCGTGAGCGGGCCGTGGTGATCGAGGCCCGCACCGAGGATGGCCGCATCTCTGCCGCGCCGCCGAGGCCCGCATCCGAAACCGCTCCGCAGGCGGCGGCCCGCGCCGTGTCCGAGCGGATGTCGAAACTTCTCGGCGAGGAGCCGGAAACCGGCCGCTCTGCCGAAGGGGCTGCCCCCGGTGTGCCCACGGCCGACGAGATTACCCGCGCCGTCTCCGCCCTGGCCGAGCCGGACGGGGCAGGGGAAGACCACCCGGACAACAACATCATCGAGGCCCGTCAGATCCCCGCAGCGCCCCCCCGCCAGCCGGATGAGCCCGCGCCGCAACGCGTCCCGCCCGCCGCCCATGAAGGCAAGCGGGAAATCCTGCGTCCGCCGGCCCTGCCGCCCTCGCGCAGCAATGGGATGAACGGCGATATCAGCGTCATGCGCTGGCTGCCTTATGCGCTGCTGTCAGGGCTGGGATTGTGGGGCGTGTTCGAAGGCGTCCGCCGGACAGTCGCCCCCTCCGTACAGCGCTTTCCGGGCAGTGCCGGCGAGGCCTATGTCGGGCCGCTGCTGGCCTTCGGCTCAGCCCTGCTCAGCGTGCTGGCCATCTACTATCTCTATCGTGCGATTACGCGGCAGGATTGA
- a CDS encoding tetratricopeptide repeat protein has translation MFSSRHITAGLLALGFAADPAFAAPDIFYNGPAPAEACAEGVAEPGAASPSLKRICEAALDDRSLTLADRAATLANSGIVSLRLGDFEPALARLKEAADLGPKRSDISISLAATLIRLGRADEAIAALSDIDSVSPENRHIAYYNRALAYWALEDTEAAYRDFYTSAALKPGFAPAEEALGQFQVASVE, from the coding sequence ATGTTTTCCTCCCGACACATCACCGCCGGCCTGCTCGCCCTCGGATTTGCCGCTGACCCGGCCTTCGCCGCCCCGGACATCTTTTATAACGGGCCGGCCCCCGCCGAAGCCTGCGCAGAAGGCGTCGCAGAGCCTGGCGCAGCCTCTCCCTCACTGAAGCGGATTTGCGAAGCGGCGCTCGACGATCGCTCTCTGACACTTGCTGACAGGGCCGCAACACTCGCCAATTCCGGCATCGTCAGCCTGCGCCTCGGCGACTTCGAGCCCGCCCTCGCCCGCCTGAAGGAAGCGGCCGACCTTGGCCCGAAACGCAGCGACATATCGATTAGCCTTGCGGCCACCCTGATCCGGCTCGGACGTGCGGACGAAGCCATCGCGGCGCTGTCGGATATCGATTCGGTGTCCCCGGAAAACCGGCACATCGCCTACTACAACCGCGCGCTGGCATACTGGGCGCTGGAAGACACGGAAGCGGCCTATCGGGACTTCTACACCAGCGCCGCCCTCAAACCAGGTTTCGCGCCGGCCGAAGAGGCGCTCGGACAGTTCCAGGTGGCATCGGTCGAATAA